In a single window of the Lagenorhynchus albirostris chromosome 19, mLagAlb1.1, whole genome shotgun sequence genome:
- the NUDT21 gene encoding cleavage and polyadenylation specificity factor subunit 5 isoform X3, translating to MSVVPPNRSQTGWPRGVNQFGNKYIQQTKPLTLERTINLYPLTNYTFGTKEPLYEKDSSVAARFQRMREEFDKIGMRRTVEGVLIVHEHRLPHVLLLQLGTTFFKLPGGELNPGEDEVEGLKRLMTEILGRQDGVLQDWVIDDCIGNWWRPNFEPPQYPYIPAHITKPKEHKKLFLVQLQEKALFAVPKNYKLVAAPLFELYDNAPGYGPIISSLPQLLSRFNFIYN from the exons ATGTCCGTGGTGCCGCCCAATCGCTCGCAGACCGGCTGGCCCCGCGGGGTCAACCAGTTCGGCAACAAGTACATCCAACAGACCAAGCCCCTCACCCTGGAGCGCACCATCAACCT GTACCCTCTAACCAATTACACTTTTGGTACAAAAGAGCCCCTCTATGAGAAGGACAGCTCCGTTGCAGCCAGATTTCAGCGCATGAGGGAGGAATTTGATAAAATTGGCATGAGGAGGACTGTAGAAGGGGTTTTGATTGTCCATGAGCACCGGCTACCCCATGTGTTACTGCTACAGCTGGGAACAACTTTCTTTAAACT ACCTGGTGGTGAGCTTAACCCAGGAGAAGATGAAGTTGAAGGACTAAAACGCTTAATGACAGag ATATTGGGTCGTCAAGATGGAGTCCTGCAAGACTGGGTTATTGATGACTGCATTGGTAACTGGTGGAGACCAAATTTTGAACCTCCTCAG tATCCATATATTCCTGCACATATTACAAAACCTAAGGAACATAAGAAGTTGTTTTTGGTTCAGCTTCAAGAGAAGG cCTTGTTTGCAGTCCCTAAAAATTACAAGCTGGTAGCTGCACCACTTTTTGAACTGTATGACAATGCACCTGGATATGGACCCATCATTTCTAGTCTCCCCCAGCTTTTGAGCAG gttcAATTTTATATACAACTGA
- the NUDT21 gene encoding cleavage and polyadenylation specificity factor subunit 5 isoform X1: MSVVPPNRSQTGWPRGVNQFGNKYIQQTKPLTLERTINLYPLTNYTFGTKEPLYEKDSSVAARFQRMREEFDKIGMRRTVEGVLIVHEHRLPHVLLLQLGTTFFKLPGGELNPGEDEVEGLKRLMTEILGRQDGVLQDWVIDDCIGNWWRPNFEPPQYPYIPAHITKPKEHKKLFLVQLQEKALFAVPKNYKLVAAPLFELYDNAPGYGPIISSLPQLLSRNQTSSFAPLLWSADGLHGEVWDTKKESYYSFI; the protein is encoded by the exons ATGTCCGTGGTGCCGCCCAATCGCTCGCAGACCGGCTGGCCCCGCGGGGTCAACCAGTTCGGCAACAAGTACATCCAACAGACCAAGCCCCTCACCCTGGAGCGCACCATCAACCT GTACCCTCTAACCAATTACACTTTTGGTACAAAAGAGCCCCTCTATGAGAAGGACAGCTCCGTTGCAGCCAGATTTCAGCGCATGAGGGAGGAATTTGATAAAATTGGCATGAGGAGGACTGTAGAAGGGGTTTTGATTGTCCATGAGCACCGGCTACCCCATGTGTTACTGCTACAGCTGGGAACAACTTTCTTTAAACT ACCTGGTGGTGAGCTTAACCCAGGAGAAGATGAAGTTGAAGGACTAAAACGCTTAATGACAGag ATATTGGGTCGTCAAGATGGAGTCCTGCAAGACTGGGTTATTGATGACTGCATTGGTAACTGGTGGAGACCAAATTTTGAACCTCCTCAG tATCCATATATTCCTGCACATATTACAAAACCTAAGGAACATAAGAAGTTGTTTTTGGTTCAGCTTCAAGAGAAGG cCTTGTTTGCAGTCCCTAAAAATTACAAGCTGGTAGCTGCACCACTTTTTGAACTGTATGACAATGCACCTGGATATGGACCCATCATTTCTAGTCTCCCCCAGCTTTTGAGCAG AAATCAGACTTCATCTTTTGCTCCTCTGCTTTGGTCTGCTGATGGGTTACACGGTGAAGTATGGGATACGAAAAAAGAGtcatattattcatttatttaa
- the NUDT21 gene encoding cleavage and polyadenylation specificity factor subunit 5 isoform X2 gives MSVVPPNRSQTGWPRGVNQFGNKYIQQTKPLTLERTINLYPLTNYTFGTKEPLYEKDSSVAARFQRMREEFDKIGMRRTVEGVLIVHEHRLPHVLLLQLGTTFFKLPGGELNPGEDEVEGLKRLMTEILGRQDGVLQDWVIDDCIGNWWRPNFEPPQYPYIPAHITKPKEHKKLFLVQLQEKALFAVPKNYKLVAAPLFELYDNAPGYGPIISSLPQLLSRFSNGTHWSS, from the exons ATGTCCGTGGTGCCGCCCAATCGCTCGCAGACCGGCTGGCCCCGCGGGGTCAACCAGTTCGGCAACAAGTACATCCAACAGACCAAGCCCCTCACCCTGGAGCGCACCATCAACCT GTACCCTCTAACCAATTACACTTTTGGTACAAAAGAGCCCCTCTATGAGAAGGACAGCTCCGTTGCAGCCAGATTTCAGCGCATGAGGGAGGAATTTGATAAAATTGGCATGAGGAGGACTGTAGAAGGGGTTTTGATTGTCCATGAGCACCGGCTACCCCATGTGTTACTGCTACAGCTGGGAACAACTTTCTTTAAACT ACCTGGTGGTGAGCTTAACCCAGGAGAAGATGAAGTTGAAGGACTAAAACGCTTAATGACAGag ATATTGGGTCGTCAAGATGGAGTCCTGCAAGACTGGGTTATTGATGACTGCATTGGTAACTGGTGGAGACCAAATTTTGAACCTCCTCAG tATCCATATATTCCTGCACATATTACAAAACCTAAGGAACATAAGAAGTTGTTTTTGGTTCAGCTTCAAGAGAAGG cCTTGTTTGCAGTCCCTAAAAATTACAAGCTGGTAGCTGCACCACTTTTTGAACTGTATGACAATGCACCTGGATATGGACCCATCATTTCTAGTCTCCCCCAGCTTTTGAGCAG ATTTAGTAATGGAACACATTGGTCCAGCTAA